A single window of Rubripirellula lacrimiformis DNA harbors:
- a CDS encoding rhomboid family intramembrane serine protease, which translates to MLGPRFSTVIGLFPDVIPCPPDSDLMRRIGTFSDEPSARQFADYLASESIDATIDSDSADPADDPSAAGPSVWHLWIRHENDVARSKEALTAFRANPESAQFKVDVQQLVSPVAANSSAAKQTADVAAEPASTARKLAPSASQIAADTQFRTDSADDILLADEVRQQRTPVTIAIIVLSVIISFTTNFGSPRGSAKPGELSLEQRVYRELSFVDRDSFDQSGGNPFTSIVDGQVWRWVTPMFLHGDEFHLAFNMLGLFFLGSTLERLQGSFRFLILVLVSQVAGMLLQVSIPPYEWLPATLHGSPFAIGASGAVYGLFGFLWIRPLIDRDYPIHLDPIVVVMMLGFLVACMMSWVPNVANGAHLGGLLGGVVVAVVGYILSPIQAKP; encoded by the coding sequence ATGCTGGGACCTAGGTTCAGCACCGTGATCGGGCTCTTTCCCGACGTCATTCCCTGCCCCCCCGACAGCGATCTTATGCGGCGAATCGGCACATTTTCTGACGAACCCTCCGCTCGGCAGTTCGCCGATTACCTGGCTTCCGAGTCGATCGACGCAACGATTGATAGCGATTCTGCGGATCCAGCGGATGACCCTTCGGCGGCCGGCCCATCGGTTTGGCACCTGTGGATCCGTCACGAAAATGACGTCGCCCGATCCAAAGAGGCGCTGACCGCCTTTCGTGCCAATCCGGAATCAGCCCAGTTCAAGGTCGACGTCCAACAACTGGTTTCGCCGGTGGCCGCAAATTCGTCGGCCGCCAAACAAACCGCCGATGTCGCAGCGGAGCCGGCGTCGACGGCACGCAAGCTGGCTCCTTCGGCCTCGCAGATTGCAGCGGACACTCAATTTCGGACCGATTCCGCCGACGATATTCTGTTGGCCGACGAAGTGCGTCAGCAGCGAACTCCCGTCACGATCGCCATCATCGTGCTATCGGTGATCATCAGTTTTACAACCAATTTTGGATCTCCACGCGGTTCTGCCAAACCAGGTGAACTTTCTCTGGAACAGCGTGTCTATCGTGAGTTGTCTTTTGTTGATCGGGACAGCTTCGATCAATCAGGCGGGAACCCATTTACGTCGATCGTCGATGGCCAAGTCTGGCGATGGGTGACACCGATGTTTCTTCACGGCGACGAGTTCCATTTGGCGTTCAACATGCTCGGGCTTTTTTTCTTGGGGAGCACGTTGGAACGACTGCAGGGTTCGTTTCGATTTCTGATTTTGGTCTTGGTGTCTCAAGTCGCTGGGATGCTGCTGCAAGTTTCCATACCGCCCTATGAATGGTTGCCAGCAACTTTACACGGGTCACCCTTTGCGATCGGCGCATCAGGTGCAGTGTATGGATTGTTTGGGTTCCTGTGGATTCGTCCGTTGATTGATCGCGACTACCCGATTCATCTGGATCCGATTGTTGTGGTCATGATGTTGGGATTTTTGGTGGCGTGCATGATGTCTTGGGTGCCCAACGTTGCCAACGGCGCTCACCTAGGTGGATTGCTCGGTGGCGTCGTGGTCGCGGTCGTCGGGTATATCCTCAGTCCGATCCAGGCGAAACCATAG
- a CDS encoding MATE family efflux transporter, producing MTDAGTPQTRLSDSGMPVMSSSEPLPTPDGQPSMMAAIAEVFRVALPLMISTGTFSLVLFADRTFLLSYDGASMSAAMAGGNLFWVLVCLPVGIVSMTGAIVGQYVGAHQPERIGRFLWQSVWISLAFAPMFAFFAAIAPWLFHATGQPDSLVSLESTYLRLLLIGAVGNVLETALSGFFSGTERTSVIMWVSIASGVLNVVLDIVLIFGLPADPFFGWALPAMGIAGAAIASVIAFWFKAAVYIALLLRPRHQEQYQLIRGWGIDWPMIRNLIYFGVPTGLMYVTEAGGFTVMVLRIGTYGDIPLRATTMAINFNMVAFIPLIGVSIAASVLMGRYLVESGPQRALRNVHAALVIGFVYSATWMAAYLLFPDWMMSLYEHSATDPESVQAIALARNLLKYVAVYVVLDAAQLILAGSLRGAGDTWFVLAGGVTASIVALAIGFWGEPDQAGLHWWWTIITVWVWMLATTMAVRFMQGKWKTMRMV from the coding sequence ATGACTGACGCTGGAACGCCACAGACGCGGTTGTCTGATTCGGGAATGCCTGTCATGTCGTCGTCGGAACCCCTGCCAACCCCCGACGGTCAGCCATCGATGATGGCGGCGATCGCCGAAGTGTTCCGGGTCGCGTTGCCGTTGATGATCAGCACCGGCACGTTTTCGCTGGTCCTGTTTGCCGATCGCACGTTCCTGTTGTCCTATGACGGCGCATCGATGAGTGCGGCGATGGCGGGCGGCAATCTGTTTTGGGTTTTGGTTTGTTTGCCGGTCGGCATCGTGTCGATGACCGGCGCCATCGTCGGGCAATACGTGGGTGCCCATCAACCCGAACGGATCGGCCGATTTCTGTGGCAATCCGTTTGGATATCGTTGGCGTTTGCGCCCATGTTTGCGTTTTTTGCCGCGATCGCACCATGGTTGTTTCATGCAACCGGCCAACCCGATTCGCTGGTATCGCTAGAGTCCACGTATTTGCGACTGTTGTTGATCGGCGCCGTCGGCAATGTGTTGGAAACGGCGCTTAGCGGATTCTTTAGCGGCACAGAGCGAACCTCTGTGATCATGTGGGTTTCGATCGCTTCCGGCGTACTGAACGTTGTTCTAGACATCGTGCTGATTTTCGGTCTGCCAGCAGATCCGTTTTTCGGATGGGCGTTGCCGGCAATGGGGATCGCTGGCGCGGCGATCGCAAGCGTGATCGCGTTCTGGTTCAAGGCCGCGGTCTACATCGCGCTGCTTTTACGACCCCGGCATCAGGAACAGTACCAGTTGATTCGTGGTTGGGGCATCGACTGGCCGATGATTCGCAACTTGATCTACTTTGGGGTGCCGACCGGCTTGATGTATGTAACGGAGGCCGGTGGGTTTACGGTGATGGTGTTACGCATCGGAACCTACGGCGATATCCCGCTGCGAGCGACGACGATGGCGATCAATTTCAACATGGTGGCCTTCATCCCCTTGATCGGAGTGTCGATCGCGGCATCCGTCTTGATGGGACGATACCTGGTCGAAAGTGGTCCGCAACGAGCGCTGCGAAACGTTCATGCCGCGTTGGTGATCGGGTTCGTTTACAGCGCCACCTGGATGGCGGCCTACCTGCTGTTCCCCGATTGGATGATGTCGCTCTACGAACACAGTGCGACGGATCCCGAATCGGTCCAGGCGATCGCTCTTGCCCGCAACCTGTTGAAGTACGTTGCGGTCTATGTGGTGTTGGATGCAGCCCAGTTGATATTGGCCGGATCACTGCGCGGCGCCGGGGACACATGGTTCGTGTTGGCCGGCGGTGTCACCGCATCGATCGTCGCGCTAGCGATTGGATTCTGGGGCGAACCCGATCAGGCTGGACTGCATTGGTGGTGGACCATCATTACCGTCTGGGTTTGGATGTTGGCGACGACAATGGCCGTTCGCTTCATGCAAGGAAAATGGAAAACGATGCGGATGGTTTGA
- a CDS encoding HesB/IscA family protein: MAVKLTERAAEEVKRFQKEHNFGDDMVLRIGIAAGGCSGFSYTLNFDDSFDDKVDTKYDHHGVAVVVDKKSALYLDGTTVDWYESLEKQGFTFENPNAVKSCGCGSSFQA; the protein is encoded by the coding sequence ATGGCAGTCAAATTGACGGAACGAGCCGCCGAAGAAGTCAAGCGGTTCCAAAAAGAGCACAACTTCGGCGACGACATGGTTTTGCGGATCGGAATTGCAGCCGGCGGTTGCAGCGGATTCAGCTATACCCTGAATTTCGACGATAGCTTCGATGACAAAGTCGACACCAAGTACGACCACCATGGCGTCGCGGTTGTCGTGGACAAGAAAAGCGCCCTGTACTTGGACGGAACCACCGTCGACTGGTACGAGAGCCTAGAGAAGCAAGGCTTCACGTTCGAAAACCCCAATGCAGTGAAAAGCTGCGGTTGCGGTAGCTCGTTCCAGGCCTAG
- a CDS encoding DUF1552 domain-containing protein, whose product MPSDKRVQFNFRRALHRRTVLRGAGVSMSLPWLTAMQPSFASSAQAAAPKRFVAMTLGLGLVADNLFPKNDGRDYEASPYLKPLSDVREKLTVVSGVSHPGVKGGHRAEASILTASEIGSSGKAANSISIDQLMAKHLGDATRFPSLVLSTSGSTSPCYTESGAMIPPQDRPSRLFEKLFVDDPVSERAHRASQVRQGRSIMDLVGEDAKSLQRDLGQGDRDRLDAYFTSVRALERRMEETEKWAKRPKPKVDAKKPVDINNPGDLIGRQRTMCDVIKLALQTDSSRFVSLHIPGAGGVIPIEGVETAHHNLSHHGMDESKLEQLALVEGAIVAQWGEFIRDLNASQDGDQTLLDSTNVLLTSNLGNASNHDNRNMPVLLAGGGFRHAGHLAFDRKNNYPLPNLFVSLLQNVGLEIDQFATSTGTLNGLG is encoded by the coding sequence ATGCCATCCGATAAACGCGTTCAGTTCAATTTTCGTCGCGCTCTGCATCGGCGGACCGTGCTGCGTGGTGCCGGTGTTTCGATGAGCCTGCCGTGGCTGACCGCGATGCAACCGTCGTTTGCCAGCAGCGCCCAGGCGGCCGCGCCCAAACGGTTTGTTGCGATGACGTTGGGATTGGGACTGGTTGCCGACAATCTGTTCCCCAAGAACGACGGCCGCGATTACGAAGCGTCGCCTTACCTGAAACCACTGTCCGACGTTCGCGAAAAGCTAACCGTCGTGTCGGGTGTTTCTCACCCAGGCGTGAAAGGTGGACACCGCGCCGAAGCCAGCATTTTGACCGCATCGGAAATCGGTTCGTCCGGCAAAGCGGCGAATTCGATTTCGATCGACCAGTTGATGGCCAAACACTTGGGTGACGCCACCCGATTCCCATCTTTGGTGCTTAGCACCAGCGGTAGCACCAGCCCGTGCTATACCGAAAGCGGTGCGATGATCCCTCCGCAAGATCGACCTTCGCGACTGTTTGAAAAACTGTTTGTCGACGATCCGGTCAGCGAACGCGCCCACAGAGCCAGCCAGGTTCGGCAAGGGCGAAGCATCATGGATTTGGTAGGTGAGGATGCGAAGTCGTTGCAGCGAGACCTAGGTCAAGGCGACCGCGATCGGCTGGACGCGTACTTCACGAGCGTGCGAGCGCTGGAACGGCGAATGGAAGAAACCGAAAAATGGGCCAAACGCCCCAAGCCCAAAGTCGACGCGAAAAAGCCGGTTGACATCAACAATCCCGGCGACCTGATCGGCCGCCAAAGGACGATGTGCGATGTGATCAAGTTGGCGCTGCAAACCGATTCGTCGCGATTCGTGTCGTTGCACATCCCAGGCGCCGGTGGCGTGATTCCGATCGAAGGTGTGGAAACGGCGCACCACAATCTCAGCCATCACGGCATGGACGAATCCAAACTGGAACAATTGGCGTTGGTCGAAGGCGCGATCGTGGCCCAGTGGGGTGAATTCATCCGTGACCTGAACGCATCCCAGGATGGCGACCAGACGCTGCTGGACAGCACCAACGTTTTGTTGACCAGCAACTTGGGCAACGCATCGAATCACGACAACCGCAACATGCCGGTGCTGTTGGCCGGTGGCGGATTCCGACATGCAGGTCACCTGGCGTTCGATCGCAAAAACAATTACCCGCTGCCAAACCTGTTCGTGTCGCTGCTGCAGAACGTCGGTCTGGAAATCGATCAGTTCGCGACCAGCACCGGCACCTTGAACGGGCTTGGCTAA
- a CDS encoding serine/threonine protein kinase, whose amino-acid sequence MRIKCPECESVMSLTVPAAGTYRPNCTHCQRKFRLKVTSDDPPKIGVGRIKDAMDQPAAGTQPVVAQPQSSALGQMPQRLGGYRIIRQIGRGAMGAVYEAKQISLDRQVALKTIRDRWTDSPASLARFVREAYAAAQLTHHNVVQIYDFGEEGGRYYFSMEWVRGGPLDAVVRQKGALDPRLAAGYALQAARGLQFAHRHGMVHRDVKPANLLLSDEGVIKVADLGLVKIPDHAEIETESGLVTSGGIYSGTEVTIQGTAVGTPAYMSPEQAADAARVDHRADIYSLGCTLFFLLTGRPPFDGSVASEVMEQHARTTAPDVRKVNARVPQPLADIIARSIAKRPADRYPSLVQCIHDLEQFLGLESEGDFSPSSVQADRWERIAAQHASVGSLQRIDTLAFAGFAALSILVSLATFTIEMDWWLLGITLWVAGVGVTISLAGNRSPVVARTRSWLGSLSMIELAAGWMGVSALVLIVIAAGMWPGLLAGAIIGSVMALGYHLGVVGPIEERRSQSLSEAERFLRDLRISGADEQGLRLFTARYGGARWQPLFESLFGYDALLAVREALKNDPALAGKIGGSSLRDRLCANLMLRTTVNHHRTQQKRLAKIEKAGLQSEGMNAAEAEKRSWAIADAVMQNAHYTLQPSTDSDAVAVAKRARMRAMLADARSGNYQVMRDRSTPLRFALGAPTRLIVGCGLLSIFAIWGNHQGLFESIKDIETLKQIGSGSADYNSLGSAVRDAAMSASDGGDASMMGKGINPWSIGVAGLLMAMSAFVSGWRMSIPATIATIVILLGPQIGISGWGDIVPPWMVAAGIGLLIYVPGIIFGETET is encoded by the coding sequence ATGCGTATCAAATGTCCTGAATGCGAATCAGTCATGTCGTTGACGGTACCGGCCGCCGGAACCTATCGTCCGAATTGCACGCATTGCCAACGAAAATTTCGGTTGAAGGTGACGTCGGATGACCCACCCAAGATTGGTGTTGGTCGAATCAAAGATGCCATGGACCAACCGGCGGCTGGCACCCAACCCGTTGTCGCGCAGCCACAATCTTCGGCGCTAGGCCAGATGCCACAGCGATTGGGCGGGTATCGGATCATCCGCCAAATCGGTCGCGGTGCGATGGGGGCGGTGTACGAAGCCAAACAAATCTCGTTGGATCGCCAAGTCGCCTTGAAAACGATTCGCGACCGCTGGACCGATAGCCCCGCTTCGCTGGCCCGTTTCGTCCGCGAAGCCTACGCGGCCGCCCAGTTGACGCACCACAATGTCGTCCAGATCTATGATTTTGGCGAGGAAGGTGGACGTTACTATTTCAGCATGGAATGGGTTCGCGGTGGCCCGCTGGACGCGGTCGTTCGCCAGAAAGGGGCGTTGGATCCACGGCTGGCTGCTGGGTACGCATTGCAGGCGGCTCGGGGGCTTCAGTTCGCGCATCGTCACGGGATGGTGCACCGCGATGTCAAACCCGCCAATCTGTTGCTTAGCGACGAAGGGGTGATCAAGGTTGCCGACCTGGGGCTGGTGAAGATACCCGACCACGCCGAAATCGAAACCGAAAGTGGATTGGTCACTTCCGGTGGAATCTATAGCGGAACCGAAGTCACGATCCAGGGAACCGCGGTGGGAACGCCGGCGTACATGTCGCCCGAACAGGCGGCGGACGCGGCGCGTGTGGACCACCGCGCCGATATCTATTCGCTTGGCTGCACCCTGTTTTTCTTGCTGACCGGACGCCCGCCCTTTGACGGTTCGGTTGCATCGGAGGTGATGGAACAACACGCCCGCACAACGGCTCCCGATGTCCGCAAAGTCAACGCACGTGTTCCCCAACCGCTGGCGGACATTATCGCGCGTTCGATCGCCAAGCGCCCCGCCGATCGTTACCCATCGTTGGTGCAGTGCATCCACGATTTGGAACAGTTTCTGGGACTCGAAAGCGAAGGTGACTTTTCGCCATCGTCAGTGCAAGCAGACCGATGGGAACGTATCGCGGCCCAGCATGCGTCGGTCGGATCGCTGCAACGTATCGACACGCTGGCTTTCGCTGGGTTTGCTGCCCTTTCGATTCTGGTATCGCTGGCAACGTTCACGATCGAGATGGATTGGTGGTTGCTAGGCATCACTCTATGGGTGGCCGGTGTTGGCGTGACAATTTCACTAGCCGGGAATCGTAGCCCGGTCGTCGCGCGGACTCGATCTTGGTTGGGATCGCTGTCCATGATTGAATTGGCGGCGGGATGGATGGGCGTGTCTGCGCTGGTTCTGATCGTGATTGCGGCTGGGATGTGGCCGGGACTTTTGGCGGGGGCCATCATCGGATCGGTGATGGCGTTGGGTTACCACCTAGGCGTGGTTGGCCCCATCGAGGAACGCCGCAGCCAATCGCTGAGCGAAGCCGAACGGTTTCTCCGTGACTTGCGAATCAGCGGAGCTGACGAACAGGGACTGCGTCTTTTCACCGCGCGGTATGGCGGGGCACGATGGCAGCCGCTGTTCGAATCGCTGTTTGGCTATGACGCGCTGCTTGCGGTCCGCGAAGCGCTGAAAAACGATCCCGCACTGGCAGGCAAGATTGGCGGATCGTCTTTGCGAGACCGACTGTGTGCCAACCTGATGCTGCGCACGACCGTCAATCACCACCGAACCCAACAGAAACGACTGGCAAAGATCGAAAAAGCAGGGCTTCAAAGCGAAGGGATGAATGCCGCCGAAGCCGAAAAACGTAGTTGGGCCATCGCGGACGCGGTCATGCAAAACGCACACTACACGCTTCAGCCCAGCACCGATTCGGACGCGGTCGCGGTTGCCAAACGGGCTCGGATGCGAGCGATGTTGGCTGATGCTAGAAGCGGGAACTACCAAGTGATGCGCGACCGTTCCACGCCTTTGCGATTCGCGTTGGGCGCACCGACACGATTGATCGTGGGCTGTGGATTGCTATCGATATTTGCAATCTGGGGCAATCATCAAGGGTTGTTCGAATCCATCAAGGACATCGAAACGCTGAAACAGATTGGTTCTGGCAGCGCCGACTACAACAGCCTCGGGTCTGCCGTCCGCGATGCGGCGATGTCGGCCAGCGATGGCGGGGATGCATCCATGATGGGCAAGGGGATCAATCCCTGGTCGATCGGCGTGGCCGGTCTGCTGATGGCGATGTCGGCGTTCGTATCGGGGTGGCGAATGTCCATCCCGGCAACGATTGCCACCATCGTGATCTTGCTGGGACCACAGATCGGGATTTCCGGTTGGGGCGACATCGTGCCGCCATGGATGGTCGCCGCGGGGATCGGGTTGTTGATCTATGTACCGGGAATCATCTTCGGCGAAACCGAGACCTGA
- a CDS encoding RNA polymerase sigma factor gives MNPIEPAHNEIESDSISLAGIWHRFGDQFRRRARTRLRQYGLAGQAESMDICNDVMAELIRRQDSDRSHGPPASHDEVLAYIMRAIDNQVIDTFRTLARQCRDFRRNESAPAEDMSIVSAVGTPSQIAIRREVMQRIRSFVSDDDARAIDLMLENRDWNEIGGVLGVKPDTARIRIRRALDRVRTQMGLSPEAGP, from the coding sequence ATGAATCCAATCGAACCCGCGCACAACGAAATCGAATCCGATTCGATTTCCTTGGCTGGTATCTGGCATCGTTTCGGGGACCAGTTCCGACGACGCGCACGCACGCGATTGCGTCAGTACGGTTTGGCGGGGCAAGCCGAATCGATGGACATCTGCAACGATGTGATGGCGGAACTGATTCGGCGGCAGGACAGTGACCGCAGCCATGGTCCGCCTGCATCACACGATGAAGTTCTGGCCTACATCATGCGTGCGATCGACAACCAGGTGATCGACACGTTTCGAACGTTGGCACGCCAATGCCGCGACTTTCGACGCAATGAATCTGCCCCGGCCGAGGACATGTCGATCGTTTCAGCGGTCGGGACACCCAGTCAAATTGCGATTCGCCGTGAAGTGATGCAACGGATCCGATCCTTTGTTTCGGACGACGACGCGCGGGCAATCGATCTGATGCTCGAAAATCGTGACTGGAACGAAATCGGTGGAGTCCTAGGCGTCAAACCGGATACCGCACGGATTCGGATCCGCCGCGCGCTCGATCGTGTCCGCACTCAGATGGGATTGTCACCCGAGGCCGGTCCGTGA
- a CDS encoding TraR/DksA family transcriptional regulator: MPRNESIKKLRDQLVRRRDALHRALEGDLSLLRELHQEKTGDILDAAADSVQDELNSQLIEAESRELTAINDAITRFDQGCYGDCEGCGKPIPLTRLRAIPYATDCIDCRRKAENRNGSGSSVLWNRVFDSAEVDPV; this comes from the coding sequence ATGCCGAGAAATGAATCCATCAAAAAGCTTCGTGACCAGTTGGTTCGTCGTCGCGATGCGTTGCACCGCGCTCTCGAGGGCGACCTAAGCCTGCTAAGAGAACTGCATCAAGAGAAGACGGGCGACATTTTGGATGCCGCCGCCGACTCGGTTCAAGACGAATTGAACAGCCAGTTGATCGAAGCGGAAAGCCGAGAACTGACAGCCATCAATGATGCCATCACTCGTTTTGACCAAGGGTGCTATGGCGATTGCGAAGGGTGCGGCAAACCAATCCCGCTAACCCGGTTACGAGCCATTCCTTACGCAACCGACTGTATCGATTGCCGCCGCAAGGCAGAAAATCGTAACGGTAGCGGTAGTTCCGTTTTATGGAACCGCGTGTTCGATAGCGCCGAAGTTGACCCGGTCTAA
- a CDS encoding S1C family serine protease, whose translation MSLDTSGPSSVVLDSQRERMFNELAEEFNAFDRLGSLVRRVSQLVKPSVIHIEAHKTEDSQSYDEAGSGVIVMTSKGESWVLTNRHVIQGASPRQIMLRSASGREFYPTKVLSDASTDVAMLKIDQPDLPVARMANSDSVEIGDFVIAIGSPFGLSHSVTFGILSAKGRRDLSLGTQKIDLQDFFQTDAAINPGNSGGPLLNLRGEVIGLNTAIASSSGGSEGIGFAIPINMVMQVADQLASYGRLRRGYLGVTLDPDFTTADLAAAGYDFLPSGALVKNVRPGSPAASAHLQRGDIIVEFNGRRVESDDHLVAQVGLTPIGQNTAMIIYRDGKRYRTDVSLTDLQ comes from the coding sequence ATGTCGCTGGACACGTCCGGCCCATCATCGGTCGTTTTGGATTCGCAGCGCGAGCGGATGTTCAATGAACTGGCCGAGGAATTCAATGCCTTTGACCGGTTGGGGAGCTTGGTGCGTCGCGTTTCGCAGCTGGTCAAACCTAGCGTCATTCACATCGAAGCCCACAAGACCGAGGATTCGCAGTCGTATGACGAAGCCGGCAGCGGCGTGATCGTGATGACTTCGAAAGGCGAATCATGGGTGCTGACAAACCGTCACGTCATCCAAGGCGCCAGTCCGCGGCAAATCATGCTACGTTCGGCCAGCGGTCGGGAATTCTATCCCACCAAGGTGCTGTCCGACGCCAGCACCGACGTAGCCATGTTGAAGATCGACCAGCCCGATCTACCGGTGGCTCGGATGGCGAACAGTGATTCGGTCGAAATCGGTGACTTCGTGATCGCCATCGGCAGCCCGTTTGGCCTAAGCCACTCGGTGACCTTCGGCATCCTCAGTGCCAAGGGGCGGCGAGACCTGTCGCTGGGCACCCAAAAGATCGACCTTCAAGACTTTTTCCAAACCGATGCCGCCATCAATCCGGGCAATAGCGGTGGCCCGCTGTTGAACCTTCGTGGCGAAGTCATCGGCCTGAATACCGCGATCGCTAGCAGCAGTGGCGGCAGCGAAGGGATCGGTTTTGCCATCCCGATCAACATGGTGATGCAGGTCGCAGACCAGTTGGCTAGCTATGGGCGTTTACGTCGAGGCTACTTGGGCGTCACCTTGGATCCCGACTTTACGACCGCCGATCTGGCAGCCGCGGGATACGATTTCTTGCCTAGCGGAGCGTTGGTCAAGAACGTTCGTCCCGGTTCGCCAGCAGCATCGGCTCACCTGCAACGCGGCGACATCATCGTCGAATTCAATGGCCGGCGGGTCGAAAGCGATGATCACTTGGTCGCCCAGGTGGGACTGACCCCGATCGGGCAAAACACCGCCATGATCATATACCGTGACGGAAAACGTTACCGGACCGACGTCAGTTTGACGGACCTGCAATAG